Sequence from the Gammaproteobacteria bacterium genome:
GAGGACATCACGGCAAAGGACTTTCGAACTTGGATCGCGACCGTGACGGTCGTGGAGACCTGGCTTGGGGCGGAGCGCACGCTGAAGATCAAGGAGGCGTCCTCCGCCGCCTCGAAGCGGCTCGCGAACACGTCAGCCGTGACCCGCCGCAGCTACATTCATCCTGGAATTCTCGAAATCGCAACGAGCAGGGCGCCGACCGGCGAGGAACGGCGCATGGCGCGGCAGGCCGCAGCGCGTCTCTCCGGCGCCGAAGCGGTCTGCGCGCGCCTTCTCGACGCCTGCCGTTGATGGCATGAGCTTTGCACTTCGTGCGGCACGAACGTCCGCCTGCGAGCGCACGGCGGCGGGTGATCCGTGCGCGCGACGTCGCGGGCGAGTCACCCAAGAGGCGGAGATGAAAATATCCATCATCGGGCTCAGTCTGAGCTCGTCCTGGGGCAACGGTCACGCAACGACCTATCGTTCCCTCGTGACGGCACTGCGGCGCCGCGGCCACGCGGTGGATTTCTTCGAGCGTGCGGAGCCGTGGTACGGAGCGCATCGCGACCTGCCGCCGTGCGAAACGCTGCATTTCTACCGCTCGGCGGAGGAGCTTCTCCACGATTGGGGCGGCCATCTCTCGGGCTCCGACCTCATCGTCATCGGGTCGTTCGTGAAGGAGACGCCGATGTTGACGCGGGCGCTGCGCCGCAGCGCCCAGGGCCTGCTTGCGTTCTACGACATCGACACGCCGGTGACCGTGGCGCAGCTGAGGCACGAGCGCTGCGAATACATGGAAAAGGACCTCGTCCCGCTTTTCGACCTTTACTTGAGCTTCTCGGGCGGAGCGGTGCTGGACGAGCTGAAAGCGCTCGGTGCCCGGTGGCCGGTGCCGTTCTACTGCTCGGTCGATCCCGAGGTCCACGCTCCCGTCGACGTGCCGCGCGACGTCGATCTCGGCTATCTCGGAAAGTACTCCGCCGATCGGCACGCGCCGCTCACCGAGCTGTTGCTCGAGCCGGCGGCGACCTGGGCGGCCGGACGATTCGCGGTCGCCGGCCCGCAGTACCCCGACACGATGCTCTGGCCGGCGAACGTGCGCCACATGGATCACGTGCCGCCGGGCGCGCATCCCGAGTTCTATTGCAGTCAGCGCTTCACTCTGAACCTCACCCGTTCCCACGCGCGGTTGAACGGTTCGTCGCCGAGCGTGCGGCTGTTCGAGGCGGCGTGTTGCGGCACGCCGATCATCTCCGACTATTGGGACGGCCTGGACGCCTTCTTCCAGATCGGCGAGGAAGTGCTCGTCGCGGACGAAGGCCGGGACGTGCTGCGGCACGTGAGGGAGATGCCGGAGGACGAGCGCGTCGCGATCGGCGAAGCGGCGCGCGCCCGAGTGCTCGCCGAGCACACCGGGGACCGCCGCGCAGCCGAGCTCGAGTCCCATCTAGCGGCAGTCAGTTGACGACGCGGTCCGTTCCGCCGTGGCATGGATTTTGCTCCGACCCGCCCTTCAACAGGAATGACTCAACAGGGAGCTCCGAAGATGAGCGAGTCGAAGCAGACGACGGATCACGACGAGATCCGAAAGTGGGTCGAAGAGCGCGGCGGCCGGCCGGCGCACGTGAAGGGCACAGGTGACGAGGGCGACGCCGGATTGCTTCGCATCACGTTCCCGGGATACGACGACGAGGACGACGAAGACATCGAGCCGATCGAGTGGGAGGACTTCTTCAGGAAGTTCGACGAGAAGAAGCTTTCCTTTCTCTATCAGGAACGGACGTCCGGCGGCGAGCTGAGCACCTTCAACAAGTTCACCCGACGCCGCTGACATAGCCCCTCGCTCCGGCCGCGCAGATATTGCGTTTCGCACCGCCCCGTCGCGGGCGTGGCATGCGGCTTGCACGCCCCCTCTCGCCAAGTCCGTGCGTTCCGGACCATCCCTTCGGCATCCGAGGAAGGCAGGCAGACATGGACCGAGACCGACACGAAGGCAAGGACGAGGGTACCGAGCGGACGGAAGGCCGCCACGAGTCCGGACGCCCGGCAGAGGCGGGGCCCGAATCGAAGCCCAGACGGCGCGGCAATCGACACCATACGGCGCGGCGCAAGAACCGCCCGAAGCCGGCAGCGGCGCGCGGCGGTCAGAGCGCGAGCGGCCGCGAGCCGAATACCCAGCAGATGCGCAAGGCGCGCGCGAGCGGACGCACGCCAGGCATCAGCACGGCGGACGAGCCCGCGGCCGCGCCGCTCGGCACGGACGACGAGGCCGCCGGCACGCGCACGAGCCCCCACGCCGTCGAGCAGGAGATCGATCGCGCGGAGGCCGGGCGAGGCATGCACGGACTCACGGCGGACGAAGCGATGAGCGGGCGGCCGGGGCGCTCCGACGCATCTCCGCGCGTCTTCGGCAAGCTCGTGACGATCGCCGCTGCGGTGATCGTTGTGGTGATCCTCTGGGCGCTCTTCTTCTGATCGCTGCCGCGCTCGTCGATGCCGGCCGCGCGTCGCGTCGTCGATGCCGGCGCGCGTCGGCGGGAAAGCTCGGCGACGCGGGCTGCGGGCCCGTTGATCCCGAGATCGTTCTGCGGTAAGTAGGGCGAAGGCGCGGCAGCGTCCGCCGCGGGGGAGGAGGGCGACATGGAGCTCGATCGCAGGCGGTTCATCACGGGGCTCGGCGGTACGGCGGCGGTCGCGGCAATGACTCACGAAGCACGCGCCGACGCGCTCGAGGAGACGTTGCTCGCGCAGCTGAATCGCTCGGGCGAGGAGGGCGGCGGCTCGCCGCTTGCGGCGGACGGCGCGCCGGAACGGGACGGACAGTCCGATTTTCCGACCGCGGCGGAGGTCGAGGCCGCGATCACCACGCGTCCTTATCGCCGCGGCGTCGGCAATTTGTTCTTGGATACGCGCGGCGAGAACGTGGAGCGGCTGCCCGCCATGCCGGCCGCGCCCACGCTGCTCGACTTCTTCGAGCTGCGCTTCATGCGAACGCGCAATCACTGCTTCCAGAGCGCGAACAAGGCGCGCGAGCGCGGCGCGGACGAGGAGGTCGTGCTGGCCTGCCTGCTCCACGACGTCGTGCAGGAGATGATCAAGTCGGACCACGGGTATTGGGGCGCGCAGCTCTTCGAGCCCTACGTCCCGGAGCGCACCGCGTTCGCGATCCGCTATCACCAGGCATTGCGCTTCTATCCGGACGAGGAGGCGGGGTACGTCTACCCCGATCTCTACTATCGCGTCTTCGGCGAGGATTACGTGCCGGCGCCGCACATCAAAGCCGCCTATGAATACGTGCGCAAGCATCGCTGGTACGACGCGCCGCGCGAGGTCACGGTGTCCGATCTCTACGCATTCGATCCGAATGCGGTCGTGTCCATCGAGCCGTTCGTCGATCTGATCGGCCGGCGCTTCAAGCAGCCGAAGGAAGGGCTCGGTAACGACGGCAGCGCGGTGGCGCACATGTGGCGCACGATCGCGAATCCCGACGCGCCGCTCTGACGGCGCCGCGAACCGCCGCGGCCGCGGGCCGGGCCGGTGATCGGCC
This genomic interval carries:
- a CDS encoding glycosyltransferase; protein product: MKISIIGLSLSSSWGNGHATTYRSLVTALRRRGHAVDFFERAEPWYGAHRDLPPCETLHFYRSAEELLHDWGGHLSGSDLIVIGSFVKETPMLTRALRRSAQGLLAFYDIDTPVTVAQLRHERCEYMEKDLVPLFDLYLSFSGGAVLDELKALGARWPVPFYCSVDPEVHAPVDVPRDVDLGYLGKYSADRHAPLTELLLEPAATWAAGRFAVAGPQYPDTMLWPANVRHMDHVPPGAHPEFYCSQRFTLNLTRSHARLNGSSPSVRLFEAACCGTPIISDYWDGLDAFFQIGEEVLVADEGRDVLRHVREMPEDERVAIGEAARARVLAEHTGDRRAAELESHLAAVS